One Mycobacterium marseillense DNA window includes the following coding sequences:
- a CDS encoding oxidoreductase yields the protein MATNIALVGPGAVGTTVAALLSRAGHSVLVCGRTTRERIELRPDGADPILVPGPVHTDPDEVSGPVDVVLLAVKATQNQEAAGWLARLCDVHTIVVVLQNGIEQVEQVQPHCPRSPVIPGIVWYSAETRPEGWVRLRGEAALVLPSGPSAQTVAELLRGAGCRVDCDPDIITAAWRKLLTNALAGFMALSRRRSGMFRRDDVAALSRRYVTECLAVARAEGARLPDGIADELTDLFRNVSEDMGTSILTDAENRRPMEWDVRNGVILRKARAHGLATPISDVVVPLLAAASDGPG from the coding sequence ATCGCCACAAACATCGCACTCGTCGGTCCGGGCGCCGTCGGTACGACGGTCGCCGCGCTCCTGTCTCGGGCCGGCCATTCGGTCCTGGTGTGCGGCCGCACCACACGCGAACGCATCGAACTGCGGCCCGACGGCGCCGACCCGATCCTCGTCCCCGGCCCGGTGCACACCGATCCCGACGAGGTTTCGGGCCCCGTGGATGTGGTGCTGTTGGCCGTCAAGGCCACCCAGAACCAGGAGGCGGCCGGCTGGCTGGCCCGGCTCTGCGACGTCCACACCATCGTCGTGGTGCTGCAAAACGGTATCGAGCAGGTCGAGCAGGTGCAGCCGCACTGCCCGCGCTCCCCCGTCATCCCCGGCATCGTCTGGTATTCCGCCGAAACCCGGCCCGAAGGCTGGGTGCGGCTGCGCGGCGAGGCGGCCCTGGTGCTACCCAGCGGACCCTCGGCCCAGACGGTCGCCGAACTGCTACGCGGCGCCGGCTGCCGCGTCGACTGCGACCCCGACATCATCACCGCGGCCTGGCGCAAGCTGCTCACCAACGCGCTGGCCGGGTTCATGGCGCTGTCGCGGCGGCGGTCCGGGATGTTTCGCCGCGACGACGTGGCCGCGCTGTCGCGCCGCTATGTCACCGAATGCCTGGCCGTCGCGCGGGCCGAAGGCGCCCGGCTTCCCGACGGCATCGCCGACGAGCTGACCGACCTGTTCCGCAACGTCTCCGAGGACATGGGCACGTCGATCCTGACCGACGCGGAAAACCGCCGGCCGATGGAATGGGACGTCCGCAACGGCGTGATCCTCCGCAAGGCCCGGGCCCACGGCCTGGCCACACCGATCAGCGACGTCGTGGTGCCGTTGTTGGCCGCGGCCAGCGACGGCCCCGGCTAG
- a CDS encoding SRPBCC family protein encodes MFPCERVDVNFIETAPFAFRNSVDLAITPEQLFEVLSDAGSWPRWAKVITKVTWTSPEPRGVGTTRVVEMRGGIVGNEEFLAWEPFTHMAFRFNECSTKSVAAFAEDYRVEVIPGGCRLTWTMAQKPAGPAKLAMVVVGPLLNLALRRYLRNLRSYTDSLATRQP; translated from the coding sequence ATGTTCCCCTGCGAGCGCGTCGACGTGAACTTCATCGAGACGGCGCCATTTGCGTTCCGCAACAGCGTCGACCTGGCCATCACCCCCGAGCAGCTGTTCGAGGTGCTCTCCGACGCCGGATCCTGGCCACGCTGGGCGAAGGTGATCACCAAGGTGACCTGGACCAGCCCCGAGCCGCGCGGCGTCGGCACCACCCGCGTCGTCGAGATGCGCGGCGGGATCGTCGGCAACGAGGAATTTCTCGCGTGGGAACCCTTCACGCACATGGCTTTTCGCTTCAACGAATGCTCGACCAAGTCCGTGGCGGCCTTCGCCGAGGACTACCGCGTCGAGGTCATCCCGGGCGGCTGCCGGCTGACGTGGACCATGGCCCAGAAGCCGGCGGGCCCGGCGAAGCTGGCGATGGTCGTGGTCGGGCCGCTGCTGAACCTGGCCCTGCGCCGATACCTGCGCAACCTGCGCAGCTACACCGACTCCCTTGCGACCCGGCAACCTTAG
- a CDS encoding neutral zinc metallopeptidase: MTFNEGMQIDTSNASSSGGGGMGMAVGGGGLGLIILLGALFLGVDPGRVMNQQQTNTGGYSAPGFDLSQCKTGADANKYVQCRVVATGNSVDAVWHQLMPGYTRPHVRLFSDQVSTGCGPATTDVGPFYCPADQTAYFDTSFFQDVLVKQLHSSNGAFAQEYVVAHEYGHHVQQLQGDLGRAQQGAKGAGGNGVRTELQADCYAGVWAHYAATVNQKDGTPFLNPLTDDDIRDALSAAASVGDDRIQKQATGHVNRESWTHGSAEQRQHWFTVGYQTGDPKQCDTFSAPDLG, translated from the coding sequence ATGACCTTCAACGAGGGCATGCAGATCGACACCAGCAACGCGTCGTCGTCCGGCGGTGGCGGGATGGGGATGGCCGTCGGGGGCGGCGGCCTCGGGCTGATCATCCTGCTCGGGGCGCTGTTCCTGGGCGTGGACCCCGGTCGCGTCATGAACCAGCAACAGACCAACACCGGCGGGTACTCGGCGCCCGGATTCGACCTGAGCCAGTGCAAGACGGGTGCGGACGCCAACAAGTACGTGCAGTGCCGCGTGGTCGCGACCGGCAACTCGGTGGACGCGGTGTGGCATCAGCTGATGCCGGGGTACACCCGTCCCCATGTGCGCCTGTTCAGCGACCAGGTGAGCACCGGCTGCGGACCGGCCACCACCGATGTCGGGCCGTTCTACTGCCCGGCCGACCAGACGGCGTACTTCGACACCAGCTTCTTTCAGGATGTGCTCGTCAAGCAGCTTCATTCCAGCAACGGGGCTTTCGCACAGGAATACGTCGTCGCCCACGAATACGGACATCACGTGCAACAGCTGCAGGGCGACCTCGGCCGCGCCCAGCAGGGAGCCAAGGGCGCCGGCGGCAACGGCGTGCGCACCGAGCTGCAGGCCGACTGCTACGCCGGCGTCTGGGCGCACTACGCCGCCACGGTCAACCAGAAGGACGGCACGCCGTTCCTGAATCCGTTGACCGACGACGACATTCGCGACGCGCTATCGGCCGCCGCCTCGGTCGGCGACGACCGCATCCAGAAACAGGCGACGGGGCATGTCAACCGCGAAAGCTGGACGCACGGCTCGGCCGAGCAGCGCCAGCATTGGTTCACCGTCGGCTATCAGACCGGTGATCCGAAGCAGTGCGACACCTTCTCCGCACCCGATTTGGGTTAG
- a CDS encoding dihydrodipicolinate synthase family protein, which produces MAHTSEPKIHGIIAYPVTPFLAASGRNEVDTKRLAALVDRLVSAGVHAIAPLGSTGELAYLDEPEVDTVVDTTIATVAGRVPVVVGVSDVTTAKTIRRATYAQQAGADAVMILPVSYWKLTEREIFQHYRSISDAISIPIMAYNNPATSGVDMPPELLVRMFESIDNVTMVKESTGDLTRMQRIAELSGSRLPFYNGSNPLVLDALKAGASGWCTAAPCLRPQPCIDLYEAVRATDLDTAQKLYDDLKPLLTFIVAGGLATTVKAGLELLDFPVGDPRAPLLPLDEDGRAELRKLLGA; this is translated from the coding sequence GTGGCGCACACGTCTGAGCCCAAGATCCACGGCATCATCGCCTACCCGGTGACCCCGTTTTTGGCCGCGAGCGGCCGAAATGAAGTTGACACGAAACGTCTCGCGGCACTGGTCGACCGGCTGGTGTCCGCGGGCGTGCATGCGATCGCGCCGCTGGGCAGCACCGGTGAGCTGGCCTACCTCGACGAGCCCGAAGTCGACACCGTGGTCGATACCACCATCGCGACGGTCGCGGGGCGGGTGCCGGTGGTCGTCGGCGTGTCGGATGTGACCACCGCCAAGACCATTCGCCGCGCCACCTACGCCCAGCAGGCCGGCGCCGACGCGGTGATGATCCTGCCGGTGTCCTACTGGAAGCTCACCGAGCGGGAGATCTTCCAGCACTACCGCAGCATCAGCGACGCCATCTCGATCCCGATCATGGCCTACAACAACCCGGCCACCAGCGGCGTCGACATGCCTCCCGAATTGCTGGTGCGCATGTTCGAATCCATCGACAACGTCACCATGGTCAAGGAGTCCACCGGCGACCTGACCCGCATGCAGCGCATCGCCGAACTGTCCGGCAGCCGGCTGCCCTTCTACAACGGCAGCAACCCGCTGGTGCTCGACGCACTGAAGGCGGGGGCATCCGGATGGTGCACGGCCGCACCGTGTTTGCGTCCGCAGCCCTGCATCGACCTCTACGAGGCGGTCCGCGCGACCGACCTCGACACGGCCCAGAAGCTCTACGACGACCTCAAGCCGCTGCTCACCTTCATCGTCGCGGGCGGACTGGCCACCACCGTCAAGGCGGGCCTGGAGCTGCTCGACTTCCCGGTCGGGGACCCGCGCGCGCCGCTGCTCCCGCTCGACGAGGACGGCCGCGCCGAGTTGCGCAAACTGCTTGGTGCCTAA
- a CDS encoding aldolase, with translation MASTFTDSKSDLMRRAAEQLAAFQSQDATDSPLTTRQKLALTCRALFDAGHDSGLAGQITARAEEDGTYYTQRLGLGFDEITDANLLLVDEDLNVLEGDGPQTGIANPANRFHSWIYRARPDVQCIVHTHAFHVAALSMLEVPLVVSHMDTTPLYGDCAFLEKWPGVPVGNEEGEIISAALGDKKAVLLAHHGHVIAGASIEEACSLGILIERAAKLQLAAMAAGTVKELPEELAREAHDWTLSPQRSRANFAYYARRALARHPDVLTS, from the coding sequence ATGGCCAGCACGTTCACCGATTCGAAATCCGACTTGATGCGCCGGGCCGCCGAGCAGTTGGCGGCCTTTCAATCCCAAGACGCCACCGATTCGCCGCTGACCACCCGCCAAAAGCTCGCCCTGACGTGCCGCGCCCTGTTTGACGCCGGGCACGACTCCGGCCTGGCCGGGCAGATCACCGCCCGCGCCGAGGAGGACGGCACCTACTACACGCAACGGCTCGGCCTGGGGTTCGACGAGATCACCGACGCCAACCTGCTCCTGGTCGACGAGGACCTCAACGTCCTTGAGGGGGACGGACCCCAGACTGGAATCGCCAACCCCGCCAATCGCTTTCACAGCTGGATCTATCGCGCCCGTCCCGATGTGCAATGCATCGTGCACACGCACGCGTTCCATGTGGCGGCGCTGTCGATGCTGGAAGTTCCGCTGGTCGTGTCCCACATGGACACCACACCGCTCTACGGCGACTGCGCGTTTCTGGAAAAATGGCCGGGCGTGCCGGTCGGCAACGAGGAGGGCGAGATCATCTCCGCCGCCCTCGGTGACAAGAAGGCGGTCCTGCTGGCCCACCACGGCCACGTCATCGCCGGCGCCAGCATCGAGGAGGCGTGCTCGTTGGGAATCCTCATCGAGCGCGCCGCCAAGCTGCAGCTGGCCGCGATGGCCGCCGGCACCGTCAAAGAGCTACCCGAGGAACTGGCCCGCGAGGCCCACGACTGGACGCTGTCGCCGCAGCGCAGCCGGGCCAACTTCGCCTACTACGCCCGCCGGGCCCTGGCCCGGCATCCCGACGTGCTGACCAGCTAA
- a CDS encoding helix-turn-helix domain-containing protein, whose amino-acid sequence MTALLRAVRKQRGLTLEALAQQTGLTKSYLSKIERRRSTPSIAVALKVAKALDVDVGRLFSDEAAHEKITVERAANADGERYRVLASSLLGKSMSPFVVRPTEKLADDPHPEHTGQEFMFVHAGTVELDYGDQTFTLRPGDSAYFDAAISHTVRAVGAEPAEVVVVATRDASSR is encoded by the coding sequence GTGACGGCACTGCTGCGCGCGGTCCGCAAGCAACGCGGCCTCACCCTGGAGGCCCTCGCCCAGCAGACCGGGCTGACCAAGAGCTATCTGTCCAAGATCGAACGCCGGCGCAGCACGCCGTCGATCGCGGTCGCCCTCAAGGTCGCCAAGGCGCTGGACGTCGACGTCGGGCGGCTGTTCTCCGACGAGGCGGCGCACGAGAAAATCACCGTCGAACGCGCGGCCAACGCCGACGGCGAACGCTACCGGGTGCTGGCCTCGTCGCTGCTGGGAAAGTCGATGTCGCCGTTTGTGGTTCGCCCGACGGAGAAGCTGGCCGACGACCCCCATCCCGAGCACACCGGTCAGGAATTCATGTTCGTGCACGCCGGGACCGTCGAACTCGACTACGGCGATCAGACGTTCACGCTCAGGCCCGGCGACAGCGCCTATTTCGACGCTGCGATCAGCCACACGGTCCGGGCCGTCGGCGCCGAACCCGCCGAGGTCGTCGTCGTGGCTACCAGGGACGCGTCGAGCAGGTGA